Proteins co-encoded in one Ruegeria pomeroyi DSS-3 genomic window:
- a CDS encoding RNA pyrophosphohydrolase, with protein sequence MTPEEIAALPYRPCVGVVLMNGDGFVFVGQRMDQNTDAWQMPQGGVDEDEDPFEAALRELWEETGVTADLVEMVAETDGWLPYDLPHDLVPRIWKGRYRGQEQKWYLFRFLGRDDQIDLETGHPEFSRWKWQDPDRLVAEIVPFKRDVYERVVAAFAPHLG encoded by the coding sequence ATGACTCCCGAAGAGATTGCCGCGCTCCCCTATCGCCCTTGCGTGGGTGTGGTCCTGATGAATGGCGATGGTTTCGTCTTTGTCGGCCAGCGGATGGATCAGAATACCGATGCCTGGCAGATGCCCCAAGGCGGGGTGGACGAGGACGAGGACCCCTTCGAGGCCGCCCTGCGCGAGCTGTGGGAAGAGACCGGCGTGACAGCGGATCTGGTCGAGATGGTCGCCGAGACCGACGGTTGGCTGCCCTACGACCTGCCGCATGATCTTGTCCCGCGTATCTGGAAGGGGCGCTATCGCGGGCAGGAACAGAAATGGTACCTGTTCCGCTTTCTGGGCCGCGACGATCAGATCGACCTGGAAACCGGCCACCCCGAGTTCAGCCGTTGGAAATGGCAGGATCCCGACCGGCTGGTGGCCGAGATCGTGCCATTCAAGCGTGACGTCTACGAACGTGTCGTTGCGGCTTTTGCCCCGCATCTGGGCTGA
- a CDS encoding NADPH-dependent 2,4-dienoyl-CoA reductase yields MTAYPHMLAPLDLGFTTLKNRVLMGSMHTGLEETKDWNRVAEFYADRARGGVALMVTGGIGPNMEGSVLPGASMMTSDKDVANHSIVTARVHEAGGKIAMQILHAGRYAYGPKCVAPSPVKSPISPFPPTELDEEGIEKQITDIVNAAVLAQQAGYDGVEIMGSEGYFLNQFLVTHTNKRTDRWGGSYENRMRLPIEVVRRTREAVGTDFIIIYRLSMIDLVPNGSTFDEVVQLAKEIEKAGATIINTGIGWHEARIPTIATSVPRAAFAWVTKKLMGQVSIPVITSNRINTPEVAEEVLATGCADMVSMARPMLADADFVNKAAAGQGDRIAPCIACNQACLDHTFSGKLTSCLVNPRACHETELVVAKAAAPKKVAIVGAGPAGLSTAITAAQRGHAVTVFDKSDEIGGQLNMAKQVPGKEEFWGLVDWYRVMLADLGVTLKLGKAVGAGDLSGFDEVVIATGVSPRDPAIPGQDRANVLSYIDVLRHKKPVGKRVAVIGAGGIGFDVSEFLLEEGHSPTIDLPQWMKEWGVSDPAEHRSGLAPEGPQPGKPEREVTLLQRKAKAHGKDLGKTTGWIHRATLKMKGVSFVGGVNYEKIDDEGLHISFGEARENPTLIACDTVVLCAGQISDRSLADALEAKGVHCHVIGGADVAAELDAKRAINQGTRLALTF; encoded by the coding sequence ATGACTGCGTACCCACACATGCTTGCCCCGCTCGACCTGGGCTTTACCACGCTGAAGAATCGCGTGCTGATGGGCTCGATGCATACCGGGCTGGAAGAGACCAAGGACTGGAACCGGGTGGCCGAATTCTATGCCGACCGCGCGCGGGGTGGCGTGGCGCTGATGGTGACCGGCGGCATCGGTCCGAACATGGAAGGCTCTGTCCTGCCGGGGGCGTCGATGATGACCAGCGACAAGGATGTCGCGAACCATTCCATCGTCACCGCGCGGGTGCACGAGGCGGGCGGCAAGATCGCGATGCAGATCCTGCATGCGGGGCGTTATGCCTATGGGCCGAAATGCGTGGCGCCGTCGCCGGTGAAATCGCCGATCTCTCCGTTCCCGCCGACCGAGCTGGACGAGGAGGGGATCGAGAAGCAGATCACCGATATCGTCAATGCCGCAGTGCTGGCGCAGCAGGCGGGCTATGACGGGGTCGAGATCATGGGGTCGGAGGGGTATTTCCTGAACCAGTTTCTGGTCACCCATACCAACAAGCGCACCGACCGCTGGGGCGGGTCCTATGAAAACCGGATGCGTCTGCCGATCGAGGTAGTGCGCCGCACCCGCGAGGCTGTGGGTACCGATTTCATCATCATCTACCGCCTGTCGATGATCGACCTTGTCCCCAACGGCTCGACCTTTGACGAGGTGGTGCAGCTGGCGAAAGAGATCGAAAAGGCCGGGGCCACCATCATCAATACCGGTATCGGCTGGCACGAGGCGCGGATTCCGACGATTGCCACCAGCGTGCCGCGCGCGGCCTTTGCCTGGGTCACGAAAAAGCTGATGGGGCAGGTGTCGATCCCGGTCATTACCTCGAACCGGATCAACACGCCCGAAGTGGCCGAGGAGGTGCTGGCAACGGGCTGCGCTGACATGGTGTCGATGGCCCGCCCGATGCTGGCGGATGCGGATTTCGTCAACAAGGCGGCGGCGGGACAGGGCGACCGCATCGCCCCCTGCATCGCCTGCAACCAGGCCTGTCTGGACCATACGTTCAGCGGCAAGCTGACCTCGTGCCTGGTGAACCCGCGCGCCTGCCATGAAACCGAACTGGTGGTGGCGAAGGCGGCGGCACCCAAGAAGGTTGCCATCGTGGGCGCCGGTCCGGCGGGCCTGTCGACCGCGATCACCGCCGCCCAGCGCGGCCATGCGGTGACCGTGTTCGACAAGTCGGACGAGATCGGCGGCCAGCTGAACATGGCCAAGCAGGTGCCGGGCAAGGAAGAGTTCTGGGGCCTCGTGGACTGGTACCGGGTGATGCTGGCCGATCTGGGTGTGACCCTGAAACTGGGCAAGGCGGTTGGCGCCGGTGATCTGAGCGGATTTGACGAGGTGGTGATCGCCACGGGCGTCAGCCCGCGCGATCCGGCGATCCCGGGACAAGACCGGGCCAATGTGCTGAGCTATATTGACGTGCTGCGCCACAAGAAGCCGGTGGGCAAGCGGGTCGCGGTGATCGGCGCGGGCGGCATCGGGTTCGACGTGTCCGAATTCCTGCTGGAAGAGGGCCACAGCCCGACAATCGACCTGCCGCAGTGGATGAAGGAATGGGGCGTGAGCGACCCGGCCGAGCACCGCTCGGGGCTTGCGCCCGAGGGGCCGCAACCGGGCAAGCCGGAACGTGAGGTGACGCTGCTGCAGCGCAAGGCCAAGGCGCATGGCAAGGATCTGGGCAAGACAACGGGCTGGATCCACCGCGCGACGCTGAAGATGAAGGGCGTCAGTTTCGTGGGCGGCGTGAACTACGAGAAGATCGACGACGAGGGCCTGCATATCAGCTTTGGCGAGGCGCGGGAGAACCCGACGCTCATCGCCTGCGACACGGTGGTACTGTGTGCCGGTCAGATTTCCGACCGGTCGCTGGCAGATGCGCTGGAGGCCAAGGGCGTGCATTGCCACGTCATCGGCGGCGCCGATGTGGCCGCCGAGCTGGACGCCAAACGCGCAATCAACCAGGGCACCCGCCTGGCGCTGACCTTCTGA
- a CDS encoding antibiotic biosynthesis monooxygenase family protein, whose protein sequence is MIAVIFEVEPAPGQQEADLDLAGRMRALLDDMPGFISVERFQSLTNPGKLLSLSFWEDEEAVARWRQLTAHRGAQTRGREALFAGYRLRVAGVIRDYGMHERDQAPEDSRARHG, encoded by the coding sequence ATGATCGCCGTCATTTTCGAGGTCGAACCCGCCCCAGGGCAACAGGAGGCCGATCTCGACCTCGCAGGCCGGATGCGCGCCCTGCTTGACGATATGCCGGGCTTCATCTCGGTCGAACGGTTCCAGAGCCTCACCAATCCCGGCAAGCTCTTGTCGCTCTCGTTCTGGGAGGATGAAGAGGCGGTTGCCCGCTGGCGCCAGCTGACCGCCCATCGCGGCGCGCAGACCCGTGGGCGCGAGGCGCTGTTTGCGGGATACCGCCTGCGCGTCGCGGGTGTGATCCGCGATTACGGGATGCACGAGCGGGATCAGGCGCCCGAGGACAGCCGTGCCCGCCACGGCTAG